The genomic segment AGTGAACGGAGTTGGCTTTTGGCAGCTCGACCATATTTTGTGTGTATGCATCAGTGGCGTCGGTACGAGATTGCCACGTCAGCGCAAGAAGTTTCGGTGATGCGAGTCTTCTGTATCAGGTCGGAAGCCTGCTGCATTTTGAACTGATTGCATGCAATTATTTGTTGTGCTCTATGAGAACTGGCATTCCACAGCGTATTTACTGTGTTGAAGGCTGTCCAGTAAAGCAGTAACAAAAAATTCAGTCTGTAAGCTCTCAAGGGGACAGTAGACAACTAAATTGGTTTGGACTAGAAAAACTCATCTGTGAAAACTATGTATGTTACATTCGGTGGAGAAAAGGTTGATTATTAGTGAAGAAAATAGATGCCAAACTTTTCTCTCTCTAATCTCGCTTCGAAGCTGCGGTGCCTGTACATCAAGTGCAACATTGCTATTTCTAAGTGTGTGTTTTCTTGGTGGGCCAAGATCCTTCCTATGCTTGCAAGGTGTTTGCATCCACTATTCTTCAAGCTTTCTGCAGCTCAGGTGTAGGTTTGGGTCAGCAAATTCAGTCTGGAGGGCATGCGTGTCTAGGATGTTTCAAACAAATGCTATTGCACATACAGGTAAGTACTGCTTTCATCACCAGTGAAAGGACATAAGTGCTTGTAAGTGCTGCATGGGTACTGATGGCTACAGTGTTAAGGAATTGACCATATAGCCTGCAGGGACTGGGTGAAAGTTGCCCACCAAAAAAACCACGATTACATGGTCACCCCTGCCAAGATGGATCCCGATGCCTGTGTGGGTATCcctaggcgggggggggggggggggtaggggctGAGCAGGGAAGGAGATAGTCCCGTCACTGTCAAGGCAACGTCAGAGAAACCCAACTCCTGCATTGCTTTCCTGCCACCTTGGTACTCCACACTGACATCCCACTACCAGTGTGGAAGTATCCTTCAAAGAATTTGGCAGCCACAGCTCCATTTGAGCGCTACCATATGTGAAGCATTGTTGTTTGGTAGTAGAAGAGCACTTGCGAATCGTGATAATTTTCTGAATTGAAATGCACATCACAAGTTGTGCAGATGAAATGTTTATATGACATTGCATTGTTGGATGATAATGATTATGTACAATTTTACATTGTTAGAGTATGTACTACTGTGCTCAGTATGAGCTGCAACATGCAACTGCTTTGCCAGGTGCTTTTGAATTATAGTCCATAATGAGCACGGTAGTATAGTTATACATATACTCGTATGTATACAGTGCTCAACGATTGAAATGCGGTACTCTGAGCATGTGGTTGCTGGCACTTTTTGCACCACAGGTAGGTACTGGGGACACAGAGCCAATTCAGTTTTGACCTtgtatattgacatgtgtacttataaatatcgggcgaccacgtttcgccgcctaacaaatcttatcgcacagcgcgggacgcgcctgcatgtatccgaagtttctggaatgttatcgatgcttctatctgctgtctgttgtcgccgaaccttgtgttatcttatttcatcgcgtgacgcgaatggtgtagaactttgtggaaggcacgcgggtcccaacgattagtctggaacattcgatgactgctgtataaaagccgacgcgctggactcgatcagattttcgacgatagcagactgtgttcgctgctatcgttgtgctttaagtgtagcctgtcttttgggcacaggttcgcccaataaaagctagttttgtctttcacaatatgcacgcacatacacgcagGTATCCTACATTGCCCGTGGAGTGCATTATTGTAGGGGAACATAATTTTACAGAGTCCAAGGCATAGTTTCACACAGGTCACACAGAAGTATGCAAACGCATGAATTCGTCACTAATTGTAGGCACTGTGAAAATAGGCTGGCTTAACATTGCCTGTAGAGGACAATATTTATTGCAAAGATAAGAGAATATAAATAAGGAAGTACAGATACAGATATCAGATTAGCGTGCAACAAAATACAGCTGTAAACAGAGTTGGTAATGAGAACGAATTAATTGATATTGAAAAGTGAACTTCTGCAGAAGCCTGGAGAACAGATCTGGTGCGGTGGCAAGCAGTCCCACTATTGTATTATTAGAAAAAATGGTAATTTAAAGGTGCGTGCACAGGAGTTAAGAATATAACTTCCAAGATGTGGTTAGTATGAAGTGAAATATAGCTTGGGGTTTTGATGTACATGTTCCTGTTGATGCCTGTTACTTCATGAAAGGTGTTGAAGAAGAGGCATAGTCTAAGTTACCTAGGTCTTTCGGATAGCAAAGGTCATTGGAACTCTGACAAGAACACTGGATCTGATCTTGAAGTCATAATTGTTGCGCAAATAAGCTGTGTGTTTCTGCATGCATTCTAATTCCTCTGTGGTTGATTTAGTAGCAAGGTCCCAAACTGTGCAAGCTTATTCAAGGACTGGACAAATAGAGAGTTGCTTTCAGTACTAAAGGTGCATTCCAGAAGTTTGTTCACAGGAAGTCCAGTACTCGACTCACCTTTGCTATCAAATGGGCATTCCAGGATGAAGTGAGAGCAAGATCCAATCCTACATGGTTGTACTCGGTTACAACATAGAGAATCGAGCCATCCATGTAATAGTCGATAGCCACTGGTGTTCATTTATTAGTAAACCTAATGAAATTGCATTTAGAGAAGTTAGGCTTGATGTTCCACGTCGCAGACCACGGAAGTACAGCATTGAGATCCTTTTAACTGCTCTGaatcgcccgccgtggttgctcagtggctatggtgttgggctgctgagcacaaggtcgtgggatcaggatatcgacgggggtgaaatgcgaaaacacccgtgtacttaggtttacgtgcacgttaaagaaccccaggtggcaatATATGTTTACAGTGTCTCGCTGTGTTATGTTTACAATGACTTCATTGTATCAATTTCCAGTATGCAAACAGGTGTCGacacttttgtgtgtgtttgtagttCGGTGTAGGTATTCACGGGCAGTGAAATTTTACACTTCTGAGATATATTCCTAAGACGGCCCAAAAGTAAAGTTAGAGGCTTGGCAAGCCATATTATTGCAACGTAAAGCATGTGGAATGAAAACTTAATTCCAGGAAGCTTAATATAGCAAACAGGAAGGTTGTTGCCAGAGGGAAGATGTTTAAGCAATATTCCATTTCGCCCATAATTTCCATCCTGAATACAGCACACTCTACAGACATTATCGCAAGATTTGCCCATAGTATCTTTAAAGCAAAGCTATTCAGAACTATTCTCTGTCAATTATTAATGGCCCGTTTATATAGCATTTGTAGGCCATTTCGAGTTCTTACTCAATGTACTGATGTGACTAACATTTTGGTTTGATGAAGCATCAGGCTGAAATTAATCACACATGGTAAATGCTATTGAAAATTACTTAAGGAAGTAGCAATTCTTGAGGACTCAATGCCATCATTGTGTGGTCCCCTAGGTTACCCGTCTGTCAGGTGAGTTGGGCGGAATGTCAACCGGGCGAGTATTTCAGATATCGGTTTAGGATGAACTCTACACGCCATTCTCGGGGGCATTTCGTGTGACCCCGATTAGAAGTTGCCCGCAGGACATCTGCACTGGCTGtctttcctcctccgcgttttcGAAAGCCTTCAAGATCCCTGCCGCCAAGGACGAATGAATAAACTCTGTAAATCCAACATTGCTGAGCGGCCGGCGCCTTAAAATGCTGGTTAGCAGCAGGATCTCACGTGCGGCAACGAAAGACTACGCTTCCACGAAACGATACTTCACGTTTTATTACAAACTACCGCAGCGAGCAACCTATGCCGAAAGATGACACATGATGTCGGAGAACCGTGAAATCTAGGAACCTGGCAAACGTTCCTCGCGCATCTTGTGCCGAAGCCCGGCTCACGTGTTGGGAACACAGCGAAGGAACGCCGCGGAAACAGCACGATCCACAGGTGGACGCGCGGCACACGGTCAGGAATGTCACTCGCCGCGTCCCTTTGCCCCGAGTCGTGAGGACGGCTAGTGCAGTCCCTTTTGCGCAGCTGCCATCGCCGCCTCGTTGGTCTGAATCTGGAACTCTTGGAAGCGCTGCGATATGCGCTGGTTCATCTTCATGTACTTCTCCATACAGTTCATAGCGCACTTGTCCTCCTTGTCCCTCACGTGTCGCACCGTGAAGTCGTGCACGCAGTCTGAGAAGCAAAGCTCCGAGAGCTTGTTGTAGGAGACGAGAAAGTCTTTGAACTGTTTTATCTGTTCGGCTTGCGGGTCCGCAGCTGCCATGGTCGCCGCCATTTTAAAATGTTCGTGTCGGCTTGACTTGGCTTGTTTCGGCTTTGGTTTTGCATTCTCAATGGCACGGCCTACTGGGACTCCAGACCTGCACGTACATATATCGGGTTTCTATGGGAACCACTTGCGCCCACTCTCGTTCAACCATTGGCCGTTGGTGTTGCTTTTAgaacctgttcgtctgctacaCTACGGTTTACTGGTGCGGCGTTGTAATTGGTACGGCGGCTGTTGTGCTGTAACGAACTGcttgtctagttgatgatttttgctaacacagtgacagtgatgtcacgagggtttgatcggtcacttggctccgAAAGTTGTCTAcccgaacctaaaaaatgtcggagcgtgtagtccgctgctctttaaatagccgctcctataTTGCCTTTTTCAGGCAAATAATTATAAGTCACATTGTTTATAGAGTTCGtaacgtacacaacagtttcattgtatacgttgtaaaattcgcttctgtgctctttagaaacttgaaaccaccgtaatgttcgacgacagaacgattaccactcattttaactcttaacAGTTGTCCGTCAATGCGTCGCGAGTTCAAAAAGAgaattacgcacacagcttcactgcgtacgtatcttaacCACCACTGTtatatgctgccgccgtaccatGCAGAAAAGCTatctttacagtttgaaaagagttctgTATGTGACACAACGCGTGGCCTGCAGTGCAGGACGTTTTAAAGCACTAGGATCGCTTTTTCAAGCTTTCCACTGAGCTATACATCCaacattaaaaacaagatatgctcacctttccttgaaacacAATCGTtcaacctattgcacatatcgggcggaggacttactcgtgaatacttttatcAGATCGTCTGCCTTTCaatacggcacacagcagtaaatcctaatgtcatctacgacactaggctatctgtaatcaactcaaAAACACCGACAAACACCAACGTCTATGATGTATTTTCGGGCTTCAAGATTATTTCCGCCGCATTcaaccagcaaaagcatagcctttaatATCCTTATTTTAAATCCAGAGGCCGTTACCTTATTATACGGGGATTTGGGCACCACCTGCTATCGTCACTGCTTTAAGCTCGCTTCATTCAATGCTTCCTTAATAACATAAAAATTATTTGCACCTAAAGCTTCCTTTTCGTGCCCGCCAGTTATACAACCGTCTTAGGCGTCAAGCCTCAGGATCGTGAGGCTTGACGACAAAATGTGACCATCAGAGTGATTTGGGACGTTCGAACGTCCCAAATCACTCTGATGGTCACAGTTTTGTCGCATAATTCATCCTTCAGAGCACTTGtgctttcaagcgaagcttgtattggctggCAAGTTTCGGCGGCATTTTCAGCGCAAGTTTCGGCGTGCCATGGTCAGGCaaaaaaacccagttgctccAAGAGCAGAGCAGTTGCGGCAAAAGGCGGTTtgtgagttgacagctgcgccggcgccggagcgtgagtcattagcaaggattacagctgcataggcgcgcgctcacgtcACGTGCGCTACccatcagagccgtttcgcttccgccggagCGGAAAAGGGTTTCGCGCGCGCTgccgccggcttcgtttccgttcagttcagtctcggaaaacggacggcacggccacgcgttgtgcgttccctcGAGGAACAGGCAGCCGTTAGAgtcgcccgagcccaggcaatccgacagcaatgAGAAGATACCTAGCTGAAGGCACCGGTATCAAGCAATCCAGCACCGTTACCTGTGGCTTAGTAACCCGCGACCAAGGTCAGGTGCACACAGGGCAAGCTTCGTTtgcccccatttttttttgttatgggaagggttggtcatttcTTCCTTTCGCTGCCCATAGTATGGAGGCTGGAATAGCATCTCTGCCCATAGCTGTCTGTACCGTAGCGTTCGGAGCTGTTTATCGTTAATTTCTGTTATATTTTCCTCGGCCTAATTGTCCGTTGACTTCATGTGATGTATTACAACAGCATAAATTCAAGGGTGAACAGAAAATAAGAGATCAGAATGCCTGTTACACGCGTAATTACATTGAAGCGCAACGCATAAACGCACCCTGTACGCACCTTGTAGCTGGTTTCTAATCACACCTAAGGTGTACCGCTTGAATTTAGTTATGTTCGCAAATCTAGCTGAATCAGTGCGTGGGGGCTCAGTGGCTTCTTTATTGTCTATCTCTGTCTCTTTAAGATGCTCGAATTGATTACCAATGATTAAACAAAGCAAAACCTCAGCCTGAACGCCCCGTTTCGACTAGGGGGATCGTTTTTGTCACGGCCGCAGCTCCTTTCATTGGCAAGGTTGATATTGCCACACGAATTtcagtaagaaaaaagaaaaaaaattattaagacGAACGGTtaaataaaaagacaaaaaagaacgcTGCTATAGGAACTGTACAGAGCGGGTCACAACCGAGGGAAagtcaagaaacaagaaaatcaaTTTCTTAGACAGAGCAATCGAATTAGCTTGATAacccagagaaagagagagagagagaacatttattgaaaatgcctgcagaatcggttaggctccctccacgcagggaggacaagcttttaccgcgacgcggccactacgttaGTCTTGTGCATTGTGCTCTTCGAGGTCTTGGTCCCTCGCTACTTCCATaggtccgagagggccgccgcccccttcctgggcgtgctgccccccttctcctcggtttcgctcCGTcactgcctctctagagctgccggtacctgctggacggccttgagttgtgtctcttgatcatagctcctcgttgcagcctctagctgcggcgggatcgtcgtcttctcgctggcttctcgcggatttacgctacagtcccaaaggatgtgagtcgcggtggctctctccttcgcgcacagtctacacacgtca from the Dermacentor variabilis isolate Ectoservices chromosome 9, ASM5094787v1, whole genome shotgun sequence genome contains:
- the Tim9a gene encoding translocase of inner membrane 9 translates to MAATMAAADPQAEQIKQFKDFLVSYNKLSELCFSDCVHDFTVRHVRDKEDKCAMNCMEKYMKMNQRISQRFQEFQIQTNEAAMAAAQKGLH